A segment of the Crassostrea angulata isolate pt1a10 chromosome 10, ASM2561291v2, whole genome shotgun sequence genome:
AATCTGCAGAGAgtcattattttatcaaattgaataCTAGTATACTACCACTAGCTATTTACTGGAGTTTTGCATTAAAGGAGAGCAACAAATGCACAAGTTTGTGTTGACGTTTTGCTTGTAATTATATTCTGTTGTCAAACAATCATTAGTTATACAGAGCAATTTACTGCACAATATTTTGTCTTAACTATATTTTGACAGGTTTTGTGCCTATCAAAATAATGGGTTCTGAGGTTTCAAAAGTAATAATGGTGTTTAATTTGCCTTTGCAAACAAGAAACAATGATCGAGTTACCTGTATGCTCTTGTCTAACTCCATCTTCTTCAGGTCAAATGCGCGGTCATCAAAAGACGTACAGTCAATGCAGCCATCCTTGGCGTCAGCCACATTGCGATCCTTGAACTTGTACGGTGCCCCAAACTCTCTCCGTACCCTCTTTACCGACACTTTAATCTGAAAAATAGTGGTAATGAAGATAATACCACTATGAGTGACCCAATCAAAAATTTTAGTGgcaaagtttaaattttaaaaaatactgtgtTTTGGCCTTTGTCTCTCTACACTGACCCTGCGCCTGTTTTCAGTGACACTTTCTTCCTTGATTTCCTTCTCACTGCCCAGGGACACCCAGTCCTTGGGTTCCGGGGGGATGTAAGTGTACACGATCTCCTCTTCCTGTCCCGCTCCCTCCCCACCATCAGGTCCTTGGGGCTAAAAATAAATCAACCAATAGTCACTGCATTAAAGGTAAATCGACCAATAATCAGACCAACGTGAGGTGTATATTGCCTTATATCCTGAATCCATTCAGATCCAAATTTAGATATTGCAAACATGCAACTAAATATTTGTCCTTACAAGTAACAATCTAAAAACCTAGCTCACTTCAAATTATGTTTCCCATGTGTTACATCAAaagacgaaaaaaaaatcatgctaCGGTAATTCCTATCAGAGAATcgcatgaattttattttacatgaaattcaTCTAAACTTCTTCATTTGATATTCTTGTAAAAAAATTTACCTCAATTATTGCATAATAcagtaaatcaataaaaaatcaataaaattgatttgacATGCAGGCAATGGTGATGTTTCTGTAGAGAGACTTACATTCAGGATCTTCTCCTTGGCTTCCTCTGTGATGGCACAGTAAAAGTTCTGCCCATACTTGAAGTCATAGTCATACACAACCAAAATCTCATCCGTCGGATAGTCCTGGACAATCAGAAAATTAGGTCACAGTGAAATATACATTTCTACcattaatgattaaatattttcatttcataaaactCATACTTTCATGTTATAATTTCTGAATAACTTATTAAGAAATGAAAGACAACTAGTATAATTTAGATTGTTGCCTTCAATATTCATGTAcaattgataaatatattttccatttaGCAGACAAACACATAAATGCATGACATTTCAACTGATGGAAATATTTCGACTTACAATAACTTCCTGTTTGATTGGATGGAAATCACAGACTGCCGCCCTGTTGCGCATGTCGTCCAGGATTTCCTGTTTTGTGATGATTTTGATCGGATTCTCCTCGGTAACGTCTTCATCACAGCGGCAGTGGAAGATCTCCTGTGTCTTGGAGGAGAGAAAAAGAGGCACCACCCCCTCTGGTACACCTGAATCAGAAAGCGTTATTGTACATACGTCTCTATGTGTGTACGATTCCCAGTAATTGTAATTCTCACTTGATTGTGACGTTATCTTTTTCAGGATACCTTACTTTagcaaaatttgaaagaaatcaaGCTTCCCTGAAATAGACATCAACATACcatcatacatgtacagattTAGAAAATTTACAAGATTCACATCTTCCTCTCGATTGATATcaattactgtagattcctgattatacgcgaggaattaatatctgcataacattaaaataaacaacccacaaagattttcaaatctcaattttattattcatgCAATTATAACTATATgaagtaatataaaaaaaatggtgcTTACGATTTTATATCTtctaaatttgatacaaaacagcaaaCTAGCAGATTTAAGTACTCACATACtttaaggaatttacagtaatttacaAGACATATGTCTTCTTCACTACATCGATATAATTGATTCATGTGACACTGACCTTCCTCCGCCGGCTCCTCCCCGGGGGCTGGTGTTTCCTCCTTCTTCTCCTCTGCTGCTTTCTTCACATTCCCTGGAAAAAATCCAACTCAAAAGATAATCTACCTGGAACTTTGCTTTAGATTCCATATCAATATAACTTTGAGGGAAATTTAAGACTATAGAAATAACCCAAAAGAATATGCAAACTTTAGGTCGTGttaaattctgtaaaatttgttttaaagaaaaattcacaggagtTCATTTTTGATAGctaattaacaaataaaaaagttacaaagaGCAGATTACAATATCCCATATTAGCACTTCATGTTGATATTGCATACAAATTTTATGATGAGTACCTTAGTACATAAATGGGAATACTGAGTATATTAATTTacttattaaatgaatataagtCTGCCAGACTGACCTTTAGATGGGGTGGAGCGTCCTTTCTCAGCTTTGCCTCCCTTGGGACTTTTCTGTCCACTGGAAACTCTGTTTCCACTCCCAGGCTTGCTAGTTTTGGGTGTTTTCTTTCCAGCTGTGTCCTAAATTGGCCATAAGCAATgcacattaatataaaataaaatgaaatattcatttggGGATTTACAAATAATGATTGGTCCAAGCGCTAGATGTGGCATGGCGCGTACGTACTATGTACATTTTACAACAGAATTCTTGGACTTTTTAATATTCTAGTGAATGGATAGGTTTGgtacaaaggtatttatgaaaatcaaaatatatacatgtatttaaaaatgtatgaaaatgagAACCTGGGACACAGCCTACCTGTTTATAAGCCTTTGCATTTATGATAAATTACTGATACAATTTAAACAGAGAACACCATATGCTGTTTTTACCTGATCTTTTTCGTTTTGCTCTGCAgacttcttttctttttctgatgTATCATCCATGATGACcgtttctgaaaatttaaaagttacaaatataaatttgatCATAAAATAAGAGGTTATTTTTTATCCCTCACTTGTGATTTTTAAATAGCAGAAATAATCACTGcatacaaagaaataacaaaaCTGCTGTGAAATAAATAGATGCTATATAGCTTTGCTTGTTATTTTTAACTACCAAAAAATcctgttcatttattttttaagataacCCTATGCCATGTTTACCTGTCCATTACCCTTTTCTGGCTAAATTAgcatgacaaattaaaaatttcacgatgtaaaaaccaatattttcttattttgacaGTGTTTACAGATAATAGAGGAAATCATGTCCTACATATATCAATGGTGTATTATAATGTACCAGGATGGAAGAAATACGATGGACCAGACCGGGATTCAAACCCAGGCCCCCAAGAAAACTTAGTTCGCTGGTGCTCTAGCTATCAACAGAGCTATCTGGCACCGGTTTTCGAACTAATCTGACCTTCACATTCCTCCCTCTTAAATGATTGAAGCCCTCAAGGAACAACGCAGACTCTTTCCGTGGCAGGAGTTAACTTGTCAGTTTCAGGGGCTGGCATAGCTCTAAATGTAATGGGATGGGGGAAATAATTGTGGACGAGACCAGTACTTGAACCCGTGCCCATTGattctctagtcaggtgcttaACCAACTGAGTTATCTGAGGCCGGTATTTGggccggtctgaccgtcacataagtaatgataaatatagataaaCTATCATAGAAGAGAATATATCATGGTTGTTAACTTCCATTTCCTGCTTTAATTTCGTGTGAGGGCAAAAACTGATTGCAATTCATGGAAGAGTCATACTCTAAGTTTGAGCAATCAAATTATCATACTGTAACTACTAGGACTAGATAATTTATTTGTTCCTACAACCATTTTGCCACTTAAAATGTTATCAGGACTCCTTCTTTCCAGCCGGAGTAGTAATCTGGAACTCACTTTCACCAGCCATAGTGACAGCTGATTCACTCGAGGCCTTCAAAGCCCGAATCAGCCCCAGATCCTACCCATTTTAATAATTGAAGATTTTAACCAGATTTTAACGAGGCCTTCCTCAGCATGATTTTAACCTTTTAATCATGTGCGATAATGCCCAACCTTGGTGCCAGGCACACTActggaagaagaagaagaagaagaagaagaagaagaagaagaagaagaaacaaGAGCTGTGGAATTAAACGACAGAGGAATTTCGGGAGAAAAATCCTTTAGACTTTTAATTGAACGAAGTAATATCAATTAAACAATCACATCTGTCTCATAAAATTGAATTCAATGAATTATGTGCATATATCTTCACTACCAAAGTGACTAACGTTAACTCATTAAGCCTAACCGCATATCGTAGCAAAAGTTGTGCAAGCCTAAGATTTCACAACTGTGATTTTCTCTTTAGTCAAAAGCCGATTGAGACGATAAAATGCTATATACATACATTTTACGAAATTGTTCTAAGCTTACCGTAAAATTTCTTCCTCAAAAGTTGTTTATAGACCTACCGCTAAATCAGTGTTTGGTCTATATAGTTTACGAAAGACGCCATATTGGAAACCCGCTACTTCGGTTGTTATTAGTAACGTAAAAAATACCTCAACAAAAAACTTCAAGACGGATTCTTCACAAGCTAAATTATTTGTCCTGTCTTATGTTACACCattacaaatattgaaaaaaagttttcttcTTTGATGGAAGAAATTTAATAgtactgtaaatatatatagcTTACGAGCACTTGTTATTATCATGTAGGGGAtatagctcagtggtagagcatTCGACTGCAGATCGAGAGGTCCCCGGTTCGAACCCGGGTGTCcccttactttttttttttttttttatcccttcATTTTCCTAATAAATACCAAAATACTTCATGATCTTTAAGCAgtttattgttgattttttttaagtatggACAAAATGTCACATTCATAATATTCCTGCATCTACGTTTCAAATCCACGACAGTGACTGTACAATTTGATTACCAATCATTTAATGTAGGGTTGCATTTTTCTTGTTAATACAGTAATcacaaatatttcttaaattaaataGTTTTTACCCGTCTCCAATGTATAAAGCTACTTTTGTCTGAGGGTACTTTtcatttgatacatgtactcaGGTTTACAGAATATACAGTACAATCATGATCATATCACTACTACAAAGGTTTGATATAGGATATTACGGACAGGTGGTATGGAACATCTTTCAATAtcaatgtggattaaagtacattataattaaaataccttCAACCCtttagaattttcaattttacaatattcaaccaaaacatgtttaaatttttttggaaaggtaaaaatttcaaaatacccCAGCGGGGTTCAAGCTCCTGACTTACAGAtatgtagtgaacccactaacctaCTGTGCTACACTATCAGCTAGGTgacaattttgggaaagaaactatttataattttacactttactttattgtttattttgatctaTACCGGTAGTActtcacaacatggaagtgtcccataccaccttcaGCCAGCAATAATTTGGTTTATtacgttttgaatttttttcaatcacagagatataatattattcatatagatataaatacatgtcaatgttttacagtaGCACTATGGGAGAATTCCCTCCTCCTGATACAACCTCAATAATGGTAATTACAAGCAATATCAGGGACAttagaaaaacaaacaattcttgaaatcaaaacacGATTGGTATGGACACAGGTGAcaaagattttgtgtaaatatgaTGTACAATTATAATTGTAACGTAAATTCATGATACAATTCAAATGCTCAATGTTTCAATCTCTCCTTTTTTTAGagttatgttgtttttttcttaaataatacaTAACAAATCAAACAAGGGTGTCTAACAATGAATAAGCAAGAAACATCCAAAAACCTGACAAAATTATTCCAGAAGCTGAGGATTCATGTACATTTGTTAAACATGGCACAAGGTGGATGGTCTTCTACATTTTCATAAACTTAAACTGAATccgataaaataaataaatcaaacatcacTCTCTGTCAGTGCCCCTTCGCTAAATTTAGGATACACTAAttccattttctatgaaaagaTGAATAAttagaatgaaataaaacaaagacaGTATGATGTCCAGATGTTGATTAGCTGCTGCGGTCGGAACTCTGATCGATGAGTGCTGCCATGGTTATAGAGATGACCTACGACTTTTGACCCCGGTCAGTTGACCTCCATATTGctgttactttctgtactgAACGCTGATGCCAGGGGCTTGCTACCGCCTGCTGTTGCCCCCTCCTTCATTTGATTTGATTCAGACTCAGTACTGTTTGTTGGGGGCACATTTTCAGAATCAGTCCCTGGGGTGTCGTCCCAATCTATTTTAAACCGCGTCACTCTTGGATTTGTGGCCAATATATTTCTCTCCACCTGAAATAACACAAATAATTTGcaatttaaatcattacaaCACATAGAGAGGAATCAACAATACCTGCAACAAATAAGTGCACTGTATGTAACAGGATGGAAATTGATGAACATTAATACCATCTTATCACCCTGACACCATTACcccttttgaaaataaacaagaCATATCAACAGCACAAAACAAGGTTAAAATATTGCCAATTGGACTTGACAATATTTCACACATCATTATCCATCTTAAAATTGGGGTTGAACATTAAACTGACTTTATCCTGTAAGTTTAATACAAGAATAGTTAATGAAGCAGAAACAGTGTGAGTATACCTTATCATACTGGGGAGTGTTTGGTGGGTTTTCTTTTAACTCCGGATCTGAGTATTCGTTGTTAACATAGTATCCGACTCGGATGAATTCTTTGCTTCTATAGGAGCAGGTCAGTAACACCACGGTCACTCCGACAGCATCCTCCACTGGTATCTTCTCTGTGTCCGGGGGCCCTGCCTACAAAATATTTCAGTCTGTCagcaatgtaaacaaactgctcTACCATCAACCCATTATCACTGTCAAAAATGTCAGATAATAATGAGCCTTTTCCCTTACTGTCAACATATCTTTAGTGtcaactttaaaaacaaaattcacgTCAACACATGATAAATTTCAACATAACGATGTCAGTGAACTTCATTACTGTCAACACATCTTTactgttaaaaatgtaaacaaatttcaCTACTGTCAACACATTGTAActgtcaaaaatgtgaaaacaaCATTGTCAGCAATCTCAATGACTGTCAACAGTCAATAATTTTACATGCTGCACCAGTCAACAAATGTCCTACCATGTCTTCCAGTAAtactaaaatttatttcaactttCAACACATGTCACATTATTACTGTCAACCATGTTATGAAATGgtaaaacaataaaactatGGACAACTTCTGAACACTTCATTAACTTTCAAATAATATCCcatcaaattttttcaacagaaatttttaagtttttcctATTTTGCTTACCTGACCTTTTGAAAGCTTTTAGATGCCAACATTTACTAAAATTTCACCACTGATATTCACGAATCTATAAGGTATATTTTACCTGGAACACAAACATGTGTTTTCCCGCTGGCACTGGCCCGACCAGCACGGAGTCGAGGGTCTGGTCGTATTCCTCACTCTCTGCTGCCCCAACATAAATTATCTTCCATTCCAAGTCTGTCAACAGATAACATCCCATGtcatatcattttacaaatactgtggaatcttTATTATGATAGTGGCTGAATATTGATATCCCTCACCAAAAAAGATAATCTAATTCTATCAATAATAATGAAACATGATTTTGATGAtggttttttattcattaatcatGTAAATAAGCAATCCTcgaatataccccccccccctaaatttgagagagagagagagagagagagagagagagagagagagagagagagagagaaagagcgAGAGATAGAGAGCGAGCGAGAGAGCGAgcgagagagcgagagagattATTAGACAAAGCAGTTTCCTTTGTTTGAGTAACACAGAGATTTGCTCATTCATTCAAGAAAATATTGTTAACAAAAGTTCTGTAACTAGCCATTTTAATCTATTTTCTTTGCAAACAGTTCAGAGCATTTATTATaactttgatgaaaataattaaCTGGGTTGCAGAATTGCCGCACTGGGAAACTGTACTGTATTCTTGCCATATTCTTGCCCGGCTAGTCCCCTAAAGCAGCATGGTAACAAATCAAACACAATTTTACACGCAAGACAAAAGGTACTTTTCTTTGGTCATTTCTTGACATACCTTCAGGTAAATCTTCCAAACATTCAAAGGTTATTTCGAACTGAAATGGATTTTGGAACGGCGAAGGATTGTCTAATACAACAACATTGCTAATATTCACTTTTGCCATAATGTCATTTCCCTCTATTCGTTAATGATGGCGCGTATTTCTCTCTTCCATAGCACTCCGGTACATCAAAGTCCATTGGCCCCCTAAAGGTAACGATATctattgcaaatttttattgGCTAGAGTATTTCTTTTCTGTCACGCATGTCACAACGAACGTAAACTTCCTTTTTGGCAACGGAAACTACCTGCAAACGTCAAATGCCGGCGAGGAAAGTAGTTACACATTAAGTTTTATTTAGCAAACTGCCTATTAGTCTCTCGATGATGACTGAATGGAATTTTCTCTGATCACCAAAGGAGGTGTGTCTGAAAATTTACCGTTCGAATTTCCTCGAAGGTAAATTTCACGCTCTGTCAATCCTTTTGACACTTCAGTAACGAGAACTACTGCAGTTTGTTTTATCCTCTGACATTTCGTTGTAAAacttttcttaatttaaaaattaatgattgaTTGTTACTTTTAAAGATGCTGAGTAGAAGCAGCATAGATGAAGCAAACCGGCATCTTTATGCCATGCACCAACAAATTATTTCTTTGGAAGAAATGGTTCAGCAGCAGAACCAGGCATTACTGGACCGTGACCAGCAGATAGCCCTTCtagagaaaaacaaaaatcaggaaatacagACTTTAAAGAACCAGGTGCATCGTCTTGAAGAGGAAGTTGAGGTGAGGGACACAAACATTGAGAGCCTGAAGGAGGGCGTGGACCAGCTACAGTCAGTGCTACAGTTCTTGCCCTGTGTAAGGGGACTCCTCAAGGAGATGGAGCATTCAGCCGGAAAAACCCAACAGGAGAAATCACTGACCAATCACACAGACAATCACATGGACGAAGTGACGGTGAATCACAGCGGTGGGGAATCCCCAGGGAACACGGATATGTCAAATACGTCCAATGACAAAGAGTTTTACTTCTGACAGTATTTCAACATAAGTAGACCAAATACGCCCATTAACAACGCAATCCATTTGTAAACATGAGCGGCTTCTGTGTGATATCTGTTGAGATATCTGATCAGTAGTCAACTGTGTAACATCAGTAGTCAACATATAACATCAGTAGTCAATTGTGTAACATCAGTAGTCAACATATTACATCAGTAGTCAACTGTATAACATCAATAGTCAACTGTATAACATCAGTAGTCAACTGAATAACATCAATAGTCAACGGTATAACATCAATAGTCAACCATGTTACATCAGTAGTCAACTgttgtgatacatgtaccagtattcaACTGTTACAACACTAGATATTTCATAATTTCCATTTATCCAACACAATAACACAACTgaatgcaatatttattttttgatttaatattatttgttgTTATGTTATACTTTAGGTAGTTTATTGATGTTATCAGCTAGTGTATGTCTTTTATGGGCGAATGTACTTGAGAGTAAATTGATGCTGACTGTGCAGCTGATATACAGTACATTAATACTGCTGACTAGATTTTGCAGCTCTGCCCTTGGCACTTTTTATATTTCAGATTCTcattttaccatatatattacatatagtATTAAATGAATCATTTATAATAATTGAAATGGGAAACCAATACAAGTCTCACAGCACctttgatttcaaatttttctaCCATTTTCAGgttttgtaaattgtaaatgAGAAActacaaatgaaatattgtaatacatgtacatattgtatTGAAGAGAAGGAGAAAGATACAAAGCAAGTATTTCTGATTAGTATGTAtaaacaagataaaaaaaataaggaaggAATGTTAATCTGAATTTCTGCAACAAAATATCCAAGTCATATTATTTAAGTCACATCTCTTAGTTATCTTCCTTAATTTAACACATTTATCATActtcactcagaaaaattcgtaggatcaaaaacattttttatggaTCGAGATTTATGATGGGAAATGTTGTTAGGCATGTATTGAAACCTAATGAACTAGAGGAGGCTTTttaaatgagaattttttttctactttggAATGAACATTGtctgaaccctgaggtatttataaatatcaagtaaTTAAGCAAAACATAATTCGagaatatcttgggacagtGTATACAATCATATTGTAAGCACTCAGTCGAGAGCAGTTTGAGATTTTTAGTGGACTGAATGTACACATTTAGGCTGTGAACCTTTTTTGTTCCAATGTTTGAAGTTGTAACAAAGTCCTGATGAGTCTGAGTGGAAATGTTCATCATTCTGTACTGATCTTATCAATTTAATGTATAACTGATCGTGTAATATGACTAAAGAATGAATCTCAATGGAGGTATTTTTTGctctttatttttcttgttgTGACATTTTTATTAATGCTGTGATGACCTCAGACACATTCCATTGTTTACATATACTGTAAATGTAtaacatttggctgtgtattctttttagagttttttttacagaaactgacacccgctaaatcaagtacatggcCCAatgccaaatacatgtatatatgttgatAAATAGGTGTATTCAGAAATCCATGCCAACTtctgaaaaaatcattttccacCAAACATCTTGCACAccaaatataatacatttacagtacattgtatacatacaaatatacattgtacacgTATAAATTTACATTGCCTAATtatgaatatacaatattatattattttatatataaaaataatccaGATTACATTGTAGgcatacaaatatacatatacattgtatatgtataaatgtacattgcatattaattataaatatacattataaaattaatccATAGTGAAAACCTCTATTTAtcttaatatttattcatttaatgaaattatttatctatatatttgactgtaaacatgtacatttatttatcaaatagcCAATGTTCAGGCTAATAATAATCATGAAAGCAGTCTACAAGTTTGTTCACTTTATATATTTATCGTTTATTTAATAGACTATCTGCTTTTACAATGTATAAAATCGGTCATTAATGGAAGTCAGCATGAATTTGGTGTATAATAGGACAACACGTGGTTAGGTGACAGATAAATGTCGGGAGGCATCTTAACTCTCTGTTTGTTGTTCTTTAGAGAATTCGGaatatacattaatttattataatccttttattgttttgttatacattataaataaatactgttttaatattaaaatttttattcaaaatgtcACTGTGGTTGGTCTTATATTAATTGTGAATTATATGatcttattatatatatatataaagctgcttaatcattaataaaaatagcCCTTATCAGGGTCATGCTAAGCCATCGACGACAACTCCATCTGAGAGCACGACGTACCTACTGACACAGGACTGAAGGGGGTTGGATGATCAACAAATTATGCATtagatatgattttatttctttatcaagtCTATGCGAGGTAGGACATCCGCCAGACTGTTGGTTGTAAATGTATAATACGAtgcaccatccattcaagttttgtGAAGTTAAAGGACAAGTAATCACTAAGAAATGGTCATCAAAgagcacctgctccaaaaaaaaaaattaaacctgctccaaaaaccttactCTGCTCCAGCCTCTGAAACCTATTGCccagggctgcgttttacaaaagaacttatgacttgcgaccaaattaatgaatgctaattaatcacTCACTGATCAATGGTTTATTCTAATtgctgtaaaatataaatatggatATCAAAACAGTTGTACataaatggttttatataaattttgttcattaaagaCCATTCTAtgagacaaaaaatatatacgacttagtcgtaagttcttttgtaaaacgcagtccTGATCTAGCATCCCAGCATGCCAAGTGCATAAGTATCATAAGGTACAACATTCATGCAAAGAACCTGGAGGAATaatgtcattttgtaaattttgtatttacacccacccagtaaattcaactTTACAACATAACAATAAGCCAAGGCATATGCCCACAAGTGGCCACAACCCTATCACTAGTATGTTTCAAATGacaatcatgcatttagtataatatgtgTATTACCTTCAAATATTGTTATTCCTGTGCATATCTCCAGATCGAGAATTTATTATGTGCGTGTACATAGAATAAAGAATTCCAATTTTTTGTCTCAAAAGTCCCTAATTTGTACCCCTCAACAAATtaacatgtttatttaaaaaaaaaaactaaagatAACTTATTTAGCAGTGAActaaaaaactataaaatgattaagtgcatgtgtttaattcataataaCGCAATTTTTACTccacaaagaaaacaaaaattaaaaatatttacaaaatgattAATAGGAAATGAACACCAACTTCAAGATACTTAATACTACACCACGGCATCAAATGTTTTAATCCATTTAGATAACAAACTCAATTTAGTATTGCGCAAACATAATTCGGTCTTGGCCATTTGATGATCTTGATTTTTACCATAGATTGGGTCTTCGtaccatttttttttgaaaattaaaaaagatagacaattacatgttttatcagTATACGTTCTAAAAAAACGGTACGATGACCCACTCTATAATAAACTACAGTCTGAACATCCGATTTCATTAGCAATTTGCTGCTCAATTTAgcatatacatattttgatgtcttaatat
Coding sequences within it:
- the LOC128166543 gene encoding histone chaperone asf1b-B-like, which produces MAKVNISNVVVLDNPSPFQNPFQFEITFECLEDLPEDLEWKIIYVGAAESEEYDQTLDSVLVGPVPAGKHMFVFQAGPPDTEKIPVEDAVGVTVVLLTCSYRSKEFIRVGYYVNNEYSDPELKENPPNTPQYDKVERNILATNPRVTRFKIDWDDTPGTDSENVPPTNSTESESNQMKEGATAGGSKPLASAFSTESNSNMEVN
- the LOC128166544 gene encoding uncharacterized protein LOC128166544, whose amino-acid sequence is MLSRSSIDEANRHLYAMHQQIISLEEMVQQQNQALLDRDQQIALLEKNKNQEIQTLKNQVHRLEEEVEVRDTNIESLKEGVDQLQSVLQFLPCVRGLLKEMEHSAGKTQQEKSLTNHTDNHMDEVTVNHSGGESPGNTDMSNTSNDKEFYF